The following proteins are encoded in a genomic region of Xanthomonas cassavae CFBP 4642:
- a CDS encoding response regulator transcription factor, giving the protein MRVIIVDDHTLVRAGLSRLLQTFAGIDVVGEASNAQQALDMTSLHRPDLVLMDLSLPGRSGLDAMTDVLRAAPRTHVVMMSMHDDPVHVRDALDRGAVGFVVKDAAPLELELALRAAAAGQVFLSPQISSKMIAPMLGREKPVGIAALSPRQREILREIGRGQSNKEIAADLGISVKTVETHRARMMESLGCRRANDLVLLAAKHHNELV; this is encoded by the coding sequence GTGCGAGTCATCATCGTCGACGATCACACCCTTGTCCGTGCAGGCCTGTCCAGGCTGCTGCAAACCTTCGCCGGCATCGATGTCGTCGGCGAGGCGAGCAACGCGCAACAAGCCCTGGATATGACATCCCTGCATCGCCCCGATCTGGTGCTGATGGACCTGTCGCTGCCCGGGCGCAGCGGACTGGACGCCATGACCGATGTGCTGCGCGCCGCGCCACGCACGCATGTGGTGATGATGTCCATGCACGACGACCCGGTGCATGTGCGCGACGCGCTCGATCGTGGCGCCGTCGGCTTCGTGGTCAAGGATGCCGCCCCGCTGGAGCTGGAACTGGCGCTGCGCGCCGCGGCCGCCGGCCAGGTGTTCCTGAGCCCGCAGATTTCTTCCAAGATGATCGCCCCGATGCTGGGCCGCGAGAAACCGGTCGGTATCGCGGCCCTGTCGCCGCGCCAGCGCGAGATCCTGCGCGAGATCGGTCGCGGCCAGAGCAACAAGGAAATCGCTGCAGACCTTGGCATCAGCGTCAAGACGGTGGAAACCCATCGCGCGCGCATGATGGAGTCGCTGGGCTGCCGGCGTGCGAACGATCTGGTGCTGCTGGCGGCCAAGCACCACAACGAGCTGGTCTGA
- a CDS encoding PilZ domain-containing protein produces MSALGTLAPAAEAELFADTLSCQLRLPAGFNVGGDAGAPSAAETLLRSLGQVEDLRSEEASEDRGELPLLVQRMDAKLDLMLALIGRLVRQGDSGLIQNLVHWSVRGIRLNCATSHAAGTTGVVCLQPSDWLPELVQLPAQVLASANDGHDQWVWLRFAPLAPGLQDALERHLFRLHRRQIAEARRQR; encoded by the coding sequence ATGTCCGCGCTCGGCACACTCGCGCCGGCGGCAGAGGCCGAGCTGTTTGCCGACACGCTCAGCTGCCAATTGCGCCTGCCGGCCGGCTTCAACGTCGGTGGCGACGCCGGCGCCCCCAGTGCCGCGGAAACCCTGCTGCGCAGTCTTGGCCAGGTCGAGGACCTGCGCAGCGAAGAAGCCAGCGAAGACCGCGGCGAACTGCCGCTGCTGGTGCAGCGCATGGACGCCAAGCTCGATCTGATGCTGGCGCTGATCGGCCGCCTGGTGCGCCAGGGCGACAGTGGCCTGATCCAGAACCTGGTGCACTGGTCGGTGCGCGGCATCCGGCTGAATTGCGCAACCAGCCATGCGGCGGGCACCACGGGCGTGGTGTGCCTGCAACCGTCCGACTGGCTTCCTGAACTTGTACAGCTTCCAGCACAGGTGCTGGCAAGCGCGAACGACGGTCACGATCAGTGGGTGTGGCTGCGCTTCGCACCGCTTGCACCTGGGTTGCAGGATGCTCTGGAACGTCATCTGTTTCGTTTGCACCGCCGCCAGATCGCCGAGGCCAGGCGCCAGCGCTGA
- the fliS gene encoding flagellar export chaperone FliS, with the protein MYGSNRQYAEQYRKVGVSTSVTEADPHKLVSLLFAGACQRIRLAQACLVQGDQARKGKAIGEACAIVGHLNGSLDHEAGGEIAGNLSALYDYVMQRLTAANLHNDDTALTEALDLLSEIDSAWNSIPLEQRGLSAVS; encoded by the coding sequence ATGTACGGTTCCAATCGTCAGTACGCCGAGCAATATCGCAAGGTCGGCGTGTCCACCAGCGTGACCGAAGCCGACCCGCACAAGCTGGTGTCGCTGCTGTTCGCCGGCGCCTGCCAGCGCATCCGTCTGGCCCAGGCCTGCCTGGTGCAGGGCGACCAGGCGCGCAAGGGCAAGGCCATCGGCGAAGCCTGCGCGATCGTCGGTCACTTGAACGGCTCGCTCGATCACGAAGCCGGTGGCGAGATTGCCGGTAACCTGTCGGCCCTGTACGACTACGTCATGCAGCGCCTGACCGCAGCCAATCTGCACAACGACGACACCGCCTTGACCGAAGCGCTGGATCTGCTCAGCGAAATCGATTCGGCGTGGAACTCCATTCCCCTCGAACAACGCGGCCTCTCCGCCGTTTCGTGA
- the fliD gene encoding flagellar filament capping protein FliD, translated as MASLVSTSTSGLDIPTLVSKLVAAEKNPQQNRINRAGTTATTQLSAISQIKSSMTTLKSALDKVVGSADTNAYKATVPTDAGFTATTTSSAAPGNYSVEVVALATAQKLASGAFTADATVGSGTLTIGYGDASVTVDISGTDKLTDIAAAINKAAGGKGVTASVVTANDGQHLVFNAVDSGTKGALTISASDPSLSGLAYGPGVTGGLNQTVAAADALVRVDGFERTSSSNTVSDIVPGVVLTLTKAAEGTKFNLGVAADTSGLKGNLTAFAAAYNTANTLLAKSSSYDATTKTASALTGDSLVRSLQQQLRGQVSGNVNELKALGLTIDKDGVMSFDGAKFDTAIAADGGAAADTFGKDSKFGGTLTKLLDSNVNVTNGTLTLRSDSLNKAIKGYESELDDLDARMEKLSDRYTAQFTAMETMISKLQGSTSSLSSLLTS; from the coding sequence ATGGCATCGTTGGTCAGCACGTCCACCTCTGGACTGGACATCCCCACATTGGTGTCCAAGCTGGTGGCCGCGGAGAAAAATCCCCAACAGAACCGCATCAACAGGGCCGGTACCACGGCGACGACGCAGCTGTCGGCCATCAGCCAGATCAAGAGCAGCATGACCACGCTCAAGTCCGCGCTGGACAAGGTGGTCGGCAGCGCCGACACCAATGCCTACAAGGCCACGGTGCCCACCGATGCCGGCTTCACCGCGACCACCACCAGTTCGGCGGCACCGGGCAACTATTCGGTCGAAGTGGTGGCGCTGGCAACTGCGCAGAAACTGGCCTCGGGCGCGTTCACTGCCGATGCCACGGTGGGCAGCGGCACGCTGACGATCGGCTATGGCGACGCCAGCGTCACTGTGGACATCAGCGGCACCGACAAGCTCACCGACATCGCGGCGGCCATCAACAAGGCTGCAGGCGGCAAAGGCGTCACCGCCAGCGTGGTCACCGCCAACGACGGCCAACACCTGGTCTTCAATGCAGTCGATTCCGGCACCAAGGGTGCGCTGACCATCAGTGCCAGCGACCCAAGCCTGAGCGGCCTCGCCTATGGCCCCGGCGTCACCGGCGGACTGAACCAGACCGTGGCCGCAGCCGACGCACTGGTGCGTGTGGACGGCTTCGAGCGTACCTCCAGCTCCAATACCGTCAGCGACATTGTGCCAGGGGTGGTACTCACCCTCACCAAGGCCGCCGAAGGTACGAAGTTCAATCTGGGTGTGGCCGCCGACACCAGCGGCCTCAAGGGCAACCTCACCGCCTTCGCTGCCGCCTACAACACTGCCAACACATTGCTGGCCAAGAGCAGCAGCTACGACGCGACGACCAAGACCGCTTCGGCACTGACCGGCGACTCGCTGGTGCGCAGCCTGCAGCAACAGCTGCGTGGCCAGGTCAGCGGCAACGTCAACGAACTCAAGGCCCTGGGCCTCACCATCGACAAGGATGGCGTGATGAGTTTCGACGGCGCTAAGTTCGACACCGCCATCGCCGCCGACGGTGGCGCCGCGGCCGACACCTTCGGCAAGGACAGCAAGTTCGGCGGCACCCTGACCAAGCTGCTCGACAGCAACGTCAATGTGACCAACGGCACCCTCACCCTGCGCTCGGACAGTTTGAACAAGGCCATCAAGGGCTACGAATCGGAGCTGGACGACCTCGATGCGCGCATGGAAAAACTCAGCGACCGCTACACCGCCCAGTTCACCGCGATGGAAACCATGATCAGCAAGTTGCAGGGCAGCACCAGCTCGCTCAGCAGCCTGCTGACAAGCTGA
- a CDS encoding flagellin, which translates to MAQVINTNVMSLNAQRNLNTNSSSMALSIQQLSSGKRIVSASVDAAGLAISERFTTQIRGVDVAARNANDGISLSQTAEGAMVEIGNNLQRIRELSVQSSNATNSQTDRDALNSEVKQLTAEIDRVANQTSFNGTKLLDGSFTGALFQVGADAGQTIGVSNIVDANIDSLGKASFAAAVSGAGVTGTATASGSISGMSLSFNDASGAAKSVTIGDVKIASGDTAADVNKKVASAINEKLDQTGMYASIDTSGNLKLESLKAGQDFTALTGGSSSAAGITASAGLTTASAASGSTAVTLSSLDISTFSGSQKALEIVDKALTAVNSSRADMGAVQNRFTSTIANLAATSENLTASRSRIADTDYAKTTAELTRTQILQQAGTAMLAQAKSVPQNVLSLLQ; encoded by the coding sequence ATGGCACAGGTAATCAACACCAACGTAATGTCGCTGAATGCTCAGCGTAACCTCAACACCAACAGTTCAAGCATGGCGCTGAGCATTCAGCAGCTGTCCTCCGGCAAGCGCATTGTCAGTGCTTCGGTGGACGCCGCTGGTCTCGCCATCTCCGAGCGCTTCACCACGCAGATCCGTGGCGTGGACGTTGCCGCGCGCAACGCCAACGACGGTATCTCTCTGTCCCAGACCGCCGAAGGCGCCATGGTGGAAATCGGCAACAACCTGCAGCGTATCCGCGAACTGTCGGTGCAGTCGTCCAACGCCACCAATTCGCAGACCGACCGCGACGCGCTGAACTCAGAAGTCAAGCAGCTCACCGCCGAAATCGATCGCGTCGCCAACCAGACCAGCTTCAACGGCACCAAGCTGCTGGACGGCTCGTTCACCGGTGCGCTGTTCCAGGTCGGCGCCGATGCCGGTCAGACGATCGGCGTCAGCAACATCGTCGATGCCAACATCGACTCGCTGGGCAAGGCCAGCTTCGCCGCCGCGGTCAGTGGTGCAGGCGTCACCGGTACCGCCACTGCCTCCGGCTCCATCAGCGGCATGTCACTGTCCTTCAACGACGCCAGCGGCGCTGCCAAGAGCGTCACCATCGGAGACGTCAAGATCGCTTCCGGCGACACCGCAGCCGACGTCAACAAGAAGGTCGCCTCGGCGATCAACGAAAAGCTGGATCAGACCGGCATGTATGCCTCGATCGACACCAGCGGCAATCTGAAGCTTGAGTCCCTGAAGGCAGGCCAGGACTTCACTGCGCTGACCGGCGGCAGCTCCAGCGCTGCGGGCATCACCGCTAGCGCCGGCCTCACCACCGCCTCTGCCGCGTCCGGTAGTACCGCCGTCACGCTTAGCAGCCTGGATATTTCCACGTTCTCCGGTTCGCAGAAGGCCCTGGAAATCGTCGACAAGGCGCTGACTGCGGTCAACTCCTCGCGCGCCGACATGGGCGCAGTGCAGAATCGCTTCACCTCCACCATCGCCAATCTGGCTGCCACTTCGGAGAACCTCACCGCCTCGCGCAGCCGGATCGCTGATACGGACTATGCAAAGACCACCGCCGAGCTGACCCGTACGCAGATCCTGCAGCAGGCCGGTACCGCCATGCTGGCCCAGGCCAAGTCGGTTCCGCAGAACGTGCTGAGCCTGCTGCAGTAA
- the flgL gene encoding flagellar hook-associated protein FlgL, giving the protein MTDRISTSMMYSQSVASMGAKQARLNQLESQLSSGQRLVTAKDDPVAAGTAVGLDRALAAITRFGENANNVQNRLGLQENALAQAGDKMARVTELTVQANNSSLSPDDRKAIASELVALRDSMVSLANSTDGTGRYLFGGTADGSAPFIKSNGNVTYNGDQTQKRVEVAPDTFVSDALPGSEIFMRIRTGDGTVDARANAANTGTGLLLDFSRDASTGSWNGGSYSVQFTAADTYEVRDSSNAVVGSGTYKDGQDINAAGVRMRISGAPAAGDSFQIGPSGTKDVFSTIDDLVGALNSDTLTQPQKAAMINTLQSSMRDIAQASSKMIDARASGGAQLSAIDNANSLLESNEVTLKTTLSSIRDLDYASAIGQYQLEKASLQAAQTIFQQMQSSSLFNLIR; this is encoded by the coding sequence ATGACCGACCGTATCTCCACCAGCATGATGTACAGCCAGTCGGTCGCCTCGATGGGGGCCAAGCAGGCGCGGCTGAACCAGCTCGAATCGCAGCTGTCCAGCGGCCAGCGCCTGGTCACCGCCAAGGACGATCCGGTCGCCGCCGGCACCGCGGTTGGTCTGGATAGAGCGCTGGCCGCGATCACCCGTTTCGGCGAAAACGCCAACAACGTGCAGAACCGTCTTGGACTGCAGGAAAACGCGCTCGCGCAGGCCGGCGACAAAATGGCGCGCGTCACCGAATTGACGGTGCAGGCCAACAACTCCTCGCTCAGTCCGGACGACCGCAAGGCGATCGCCTCCGAGCTGGTCGCCCTGCGTGACAGCATGGTCAGTCTGGCCAACAGCACCGACGGCACCGGGCGCTACCTGTTCGGCGGTACCGCCGACGGCAGCGCGCCCTTCATCAAGAGCAACGGCAACGTCACCTACAACGGCGACCAGACCCAGAAGCGGGTGGAAGTGGCACCGGACACCTTCGTCAGCGACGCCCTGCCCGGCAGCGAAATCTTCATGCGCATCCGCACCGGCGACGGCACCGTGGATGCGCGCGCCAACGCCGCCAATACCGGCACCGGGCTGTTGCTGGACTTCAGCCGCGATGCGAGCACCGGCAGCTGGAATGGCGGCAGCTACAGCGTGCAGTTCACCGCCGCCGACACCTACGAGGTGCGCGACAGCAGCAATGCGGTGGTCGGCAGCGGCACCTACAAGGACGGCCAAGACATCAACGCCGCCGGCGTGCGCATGCGCATCAGCGGCGCACCGGCGGCGGGCGACAGTTTCCAGATCGGCCCCTCCGGCACCAAGGACGTCTTTTCCACCATCGACGATCTGGTCGGCGCACTCAACTCCGACACGCTGACGCAACCGCAGAAGGCGGCCATGATCAACACGCTGCAGTCGTCGATGCGCGATATCGCCCAGGCCTCGTCGAAGATGATCGATGCGCGCGCCTCCGGCGGCGCGCAGCTGTCGGCGATCGACAACGCCAACTCCTTGCTCGAATCCAACGAAGTCACGCTCAAGACCACCCTGTCGTCGATCCGCGATCTGGATTACGCCTCGGCGATCGGGCAGTACCAGCTCGAGAAGGCCTCGTTGCAGGCCGCTCAAACGATTTTTCAGCAGATGCAGTCCTCGTCCTTGTTCAACCTGATCCGCTGA
- the flgK gene encoding flagellar hook-associated protein FlgK — protein sequence MSIMSTGTSALIAFQRALSTVSHNVANINTEGYSRQRVEFATRTPTDMGYAFVGNGAKITDVGRVADQLAISRLLDSGGELSRLQQLSSLSNRVDALYSNTATNVAGLWSNFFDSTSAVSSNASSTAERQSMLDSGNSLATRFKQLNGQMDSLSNEVNSGLTSSVDEVNRLTQQIAKINGTIGNSAANASPDMLDQRDALVSKLVGYTGGTAVMQDGGFMNVFTAGGQALVVGTTSSKLTTVADPYQPTKLQVAMQTQGQNVSLSANSLGGQIGGLLEFRSSVLEPTQAELGRLAVGMASTFNAGHAQGMDLYGAMGGNFFNIGSPTTAANPGNTGSASLTASFSNMSAVDGQNVTLSFDGTAWKATSASTGAAVPMTGTGTATNPLVLNGVSMVVGGTPASGDKFLLQPTAGLAGTLSVAITDPSRIAAATPVKATATVANLGSGKISDVKVTNAQNPALLTPSSVEFIDANQYTIDGAGPFAYTAGQTISANGWSFALDGAPKAGDTFGVGPMGAGSSDNGNAKLLAKIDDAKALSGGTVTLNGALSGLTTSVGSAARAADYAADAQKVIDDQAQASRDSISGVNLDEEAANMLKLQQAYQAAAQMISTADTIFQAILGAVR from the coding sequence ATGTCCATCATGTCCACCGGGACCAGCGCGCTGATCGCCTTCCAACGGGCGTTGTCGACCGTTAGCCATAACGTCGCCAACATCAATACCGAAGGTTACAGCCGCCAACGCGTGGAATTCGCAACGCGCACGCCCACCGATATGGGCTACGCATTCGTGGGCAATGGCGCCAAGATCACCGATGTGGGCCGGGTGGCCGACCAGCTGGCCATCTCGCGCCTGCTCGACAGCGGCGGCGAACTCTCGCGCCTGCAGCAGCTGTCCTCGCTGTCCAACCGCGTGGACGCGCTCTACTCCAACACTGCCACCAACGTCGCCGGGCTGTGGTCGAATTTTTTCGACTCCACCAGCGCGGTGTCGTCCAATGCGTCCTCCACCGCCGAGCGGCAGAGCATGCTCGACAGCGGTAATTCGCTGGCCACGCGCTTCAAGCAGCTCAACGGGCAGATGGACAGCCTGAGCAACGAGGTCAACAGCGGGTTGACGTCCTCGGTGGACGAAGTCAACCGTTTGACACAGCAGATCGCCAAGATCAACGGCACCATCGGCAACAGCGCGGCCAACGCGTCGCCGGACATGCTGGACCAGCGCGACGCGCTGGTGAGCAAGCTGGTGGGTTACACCGGCGGCACCGCGGTGATGCAGGACGGCGGCTTCATGAATGTCTTCACCGCCGGTGGTCAGGCGCTGGTGGTGGGCACCACCTCGTCCAAGCTCACCACCGTCGCCGACCCGTACCAACCGACCAAGCTGCAGGTGGCGATGCAGACTCAGGGGCAGAACGTCAGCCTCAGCGCCAATTCGTTGGGCGGCCAGATCGGCGGCCTGCTGGAATTCCGCAGCAGCGTGCTGGAGCCGACCCAGGCCGAGCTGGGCCGCCTGGCCGTGGGCATGGCCAGCACCTTCAACGCCGGCCACGCGCAGGGTATGGACCTGTACGGCGCGATGGGCGGCAACTTCTTCAACATCGGCTCGCCCACCACCGCCGCCAATCCGGGCAACACCGGCAGCGCGTCGCTGACCGCCAGCTTCAGCAACATGTCGGCGGTGGACGGGCAGAACGTCACGCTCAGCTTCGACGGCACCGCGTGGAAGGCCACCAGCGCCAGCACCGGCGCCGCCGTGCCGATGACCGGCACCGGCACCGCGACCAACCCGCTGGTGCTCAATGGCGTGAGCATGGTGGTGGGCGGCACGCCCGCCAGCGGCGACAAGTTCCTGCTGCAGCCTACCGCTGGCCTGGCCGGAACGCTGTCGGTGGCCATCACCGACCCGTCGCGCATTGCCGCGGCAACGCCGGTCAAGGCCACCGCCACCGTCGCCAACCTGGGCTCGGGCAAGATCAGCGACGTCAAGGTCACCAATGCGCAGAACCCGGCGCTGCTGACCCCGTCGTCGGTGGAGTTCATCGACGCCAATCAATACACCATCGATGGCGCCGGTCCGTTCGCTTACACCGCCGGGCAGACCATCAGCGCCAACGGCTGGAGCTTCGCGCTGGATGGCGCGCCCAAGGCCGGCGACACCTTCGGCGTCGGCCCAATGGGCGCCGGCTCCAGCGACAACGGCAATGCCAAGCTGCTGGCCAAGATCGACGATGCCAAAGCGCTCAGCGGCGGCACCGTCACGCTCAACGGGGCGCTGTCGGGCCTGACCACCTCGGTGGGTTCGGCCGCGCGTGCGGCCGACTACGCCGCCGACGCGCAGAAGGTCATCGACGACCAGGCGCAGGCCAGCCGCGATTCGATTTCCGGCGTCAACCTCGATGAGGAAGCCGCCAACATGCTCAAGCTGCAGCAGGCCTATCAGGCCGCCGCACAGATGATCTCCACCGCCGACACCATCTTCCAAGCCATCCTGGGTGCCGTACGCTGA
- a CDS encoding flagellar assembly peptidoglycan hydrolase FlgJ: MRIAASPIDLNPSTKADPAKIDKVSRQLEGQFAQMLVKSMRDASSGDPMFPGENQMFREMYDQQMAKALTDGKGLGLSAMISKQLSGDTGGPALNTSLNTAEAAKAYALVAGKRDASLPLPSRDGAATGVGASTGSAAGIGAGNLSGIGMSQVLDLIAGRTGSSEAGGDDAGALSWPSANDRWADVAASDAADANAAVNASAASSAAASLGERTPEGFVAKIWTHAQKAARELGVDPRALVAQAALETGWGRRGIGNGGDSNNLFGIKATGWNGAKVTTGTHEYVNGVKTTETADFRAYGSAEESFADYVRLLKNNSRYQGALQAGTDIRGFARGLQQAGYATDPGYAAKIAAIANGPTIERAVAAIGNAAADLSNRYASTAEPAGLGTIRR; the protein is encoded by the coding sequence ATGCGTATCGCAGCCTCGCCCATTGATCTCAACCCGAGCACCAAGGCCGATCCAGCAAAGATCGACAAGGTCTCCCGTCAGCTCGAAGGCCAGTTCGCGCAGATGCTGGTCAAGAGCATGCGCGATGCGAGCTCCGGCGACCCGATGTTTCCGGGCGAAAACCAGATGTTCCGCGAGATGTACGACCAGCAGATGGCCAAGGCGCTGACCGACGGCAAGGGCCTGGGCCTGTCGGCGATGATCTCCAAGCAGCTGAGCGGCGACACCGGCGGCCCGGCGTTGAATACCTCGTTGAACACCGCCGAGGCCGCCAAGGCGTACGCCCTGGTTGCCGGCAAGCGCGACGCCTCGTTGCCGCTGCCGAGCCGCGATGGCGCGGCGACCGGCGTCGGCGCAAGCACCGGCAGCGCTGCAGGCATCGGCGCAGGCAACCTGAGCGGGATCGGCATGAGCCAGGTGCTGGACCTGATCGCCGGGCGCACCGGCAGCAGCGAGGCCGGTGGCGACGATGCGGGCGCACTGAGCTGGCCGTCGGCCAACGACCGCTGGGCAGATGTAGCTGCCAGCGACGCGGCCGACGCCAATGCTGCAGTCAATGCGAGCGCCGCCAGCAGCGCGGCGGCCAGCCTGGGCGAGCGCACCCCGGAAGGCTTCGTCGCCAAGATCTGGACGCATGCACAGAAGGCTGCGCGCGAACTGGGCGTGGACCCCCGCGCGCTGGTGGCGCAGGCCGCGCTGGAAACCGGCTGGGGCCGTCGCGGCATCGGCAACGGCGGCGATTCCAACAACCTGTTCGGCATCAAGGCCACCGGCTGGAACGGAGCTAAGGTCACCACCGGCACCCACGAATACGTCAACGGCGTCAAAACCACCGAAACCGCGGATTTCCGCGCCTATGGCTCGGCCGAGGAAAGCTTTGCCGACTACGTACGCCTGCTGAAGAACAACAGCCGTTACCAGGGCGCGCTGCAGGCCGGCACCGATATCCGCGGTTTTGCACGCGGCTTGCAACAGGCTGGCTACGCCACCGATCCGGGCTATGCAGCCAAGATCGCGGCGATCGCCAACGGTCCGACCATCGAGCGTGCGGTGGCCGCCATCGGCAATGCGGCGGCCGACCTGTCCAACCGCTACGCCAGTACCGCCGAGCCGGCCGGACTCGGCACCATCCGCCGCTGA
- a CDS encoding flagellar basal body P-ring protein FlgI, with product MNLSSLPFRLLAAAVALCAIAAPASAERIKDLAQVGGVRGNALVGYGLVVGLDGSGDRTSQAPFTVQSLKNLLGELGVNVPANVNPQLKNVAAVAIHAELPPFAKPGQPIDITVSSIANAVSLRGGSLLMAPLKGADGQVYAMAQGNLVVGGFGAQGKDGSRVSVNVPSVGRIPNGATVERALPDVFAGSGEITLNLRQNDFTTVSRMVAAIDNSFGAGTARAVDGVTVAVRSPTDPGARIGLLSRLENVELSPGDAPAKVVVNARTGTVVIGQLVRVMPAAIAHGSLTVTISENTNVSQPGAFSGGRTAVTQQSTITATSEGSRMFKFEGGTTLDQIVRAVNEVGAAPGDLVAILEALKQAGALTAELEVI from the coding sequence ATGAACCTGTCTTCCCTGCCCTTCCGTCTGCTCGCTGCCGCCGTTGCGCTGTGCGCGATCGCCGCGCCGGCCAGTGCCGAACGCATCAAGGATCTTGCCCAGGTCGGTGGCGTGCGCGGCAATGCGCTGGTCGGCTACGGCCTGGTGGTCGGCCTGGATGGCAGCGGCGACCGCACCAGCCAGGCGCCTTTCACCGTGCAGAGCCTGAAGAACCTGCTTGGCGAGCTGGGCGTCAATGTTCCGGCGAACGTCAACCCGCAGCTGAAGAATGTCGCGGCCGTGGCCATCCACGCCGAACTGCCGCCGTTCGCCAAGCCCGGCCAGCCGATCGACATCACCGTCTCCTCGATCGCCAACGCGGTCTCGCTGCGTGGCGGCTCGCTGCTGATGGCGCCGCTGAAAGGCGCCGACGGCCAGGTCTATGCAATGGCCCAGGGCAACCTGGTGGTCGGTGGCTTCGGTGCGCAGGGCAAGGATGGGTCGCGCGTGTCGGTCAACGTGCCCAGCGTCGGCCGCATTCCCAATGGCGCCACGGTCGAGCGCGCGCTGCCGGACGTGTTTGCCGGCAGCGGCGAAATCACCCTGAACCTGCGCCAGAACGACTTCACCACCGTCTCGCGCATGGTCGCGGCCATCGACAACAGCTTCGGCGCCGGCACCGCGCGTGCGGTCGATGGCGTCACCGTGGCGGTGCGCTCGCCGACCGACCCGGGTGCGCGCATCGGCCTGCTGTCGCGGCTGGAAAATGTCGAGCTTTCGCCCGGCGACGCACCGGCCAAGGTGGTGGTCAATGCACGTACCGGCACGGTGGTGATCGGCCAGCTGGTGCGGGTGATGCCGGCCGCCATTGCGCATGGCTCGCTCACCGTCACCATCAGCGAAAACACCAATGTCAGCCAGCCGGGCGCCTTCAGCGGCGGGCGCACTGCAGTGACCCAGCAGTCGACCATCACGGCCACCTCCGAAGGCAGCCGCATGTTCAAGTTCGAAGGCGGCACCACGCTCGACCAGATCGTTCGCGCGGTCAACGAGGTCGGCGCGGCTCCCGGCGACCTGGTCGCCATCCTGGAAGCCCTGAAGCAGGCTGGCGCGCTGACGGCGGAGCTGGAGGTGATCTGA
- the flgH gene encoding flagellar basal body L-ring protein FlgH yields the protein MSRLPSLSSLCLAIACSALLGGCVAAGDVRPFAELAPIVPVVAPVAQPTAGAIYAAGPSLNLYGDRRARDVGDLLTVNLVESTTASSTANTSISKKDATTMAAPTLLGAPLTVGGLNVLQNSLSGDRSFDGKGNTAQSNRMQGSVTVTVMQRLPNGNLVIQGQKNLRLTQGDELVQVQGIVRAADIAPDNTVPSSKVADARIAYGGRGAIAQSNAMGWLSRFFNSRLSPY from the coding sequence ATGTCACGCCTGCCCTCTCTCTCCTCCCTGTGCCTCGCCATTGCCTGCAGCGCGCTGCTGGGTGGCTGCGTGGCTGCCGGCGATGTGCGGCCGTTCGCCGAACTGGCGCCGATCGTGCCGGTGGTCGCACCGGTGGCGCAGCCGACTGCCGGCGCCATCTACGCCGCCGGCCCGAGCCTGAATCTGTATGGCGACCGTCGCGCCCGCGATGTCGGCGATCTGCTGACGGTGAACCTGGTGGAAAGCACCACCGCCTCGTCCACCGCCAATACCAGCATCAGCAAGAAGGACGCGACCACCATGGCCGCGCCGACGCTGCTGGGCGCCCCGCTCACCGTCGGTGGTTTGAATGTGCTGCAAAACTCGCTGAGCGGCGATCGCAGCTTCGATGGCAAGGGCAACACCGCGCAGAGCAACCGCATGCAGGGCAGCGTGACCGTCACCGTGATGCAGCGCCTGCCCAACGGCAACCTGGTGATCCAGGGCCAGAAGAACCTGCGCCTGACCCAGGGCGACGAACTGGTGCAGGTGCAAGGCATCGTGCGCGCCGCCGACATCGCCCCGGACAACACCGTGCCCTCGAGCAAGGTGGCCGACGCCCGCATCGCCTACGGCGGCCGCGGCGCGATCGCGCAATCCAACGCGATGGGCTGGCTGAGCCGCTTCTTCAATTCCCGTCTGTCGCCCTACTGA